The Pelodiscus sinensis isolate JC-2024 chromosome 5, ASM4963464v1, whole genome shotgun sequence genome includes a region encoding these proteins:
- the LOC106731420 gene encoding C-type lectin domain family 4 member K-like isoform X1, with product MEDEAIYMNVDTGKEQLRLPGKRPDTPAAPSGKSANTLCSLLVVLSLALGVSLVAVTVLYFQGQKNLRDVKEAAHKIRVSLQPNSTVDTSKELAVLQLMGEVQAGVRMLRAELGNVSAENRELQTCLDSITAALQAAQDSFRVLSTKLSAGWRGHGGNLYYFSQEEKSWFEAQQFCVSQGSHLTSVLSPGEQEFFSKETQEKPHWIGLTDQSTEGRWRWVDGSEYRADASRGFWLPGEPNNSGGREDCAHFHTQKPTLWNDAPCTFRMRWICKQAHGQEVMRNIPC from the exons ATGGAGGACGAAGCTATTTATATGAATGTGGATACTGGAAAAGAACAACTCCGGCTTCCTG GCAAACGCCCTGACACGCCCGCTGCGCCGTCTGGCAAGTCCGCGaacaccctctgctccctgctggttGTTCTGAGCCTGGCTCTGGGTGTCTCCCTCGTTGCAGTGACCGTCCTGT ATTTCCAGGGGCAGAAAAACCTACGAGATGTCAAAGAAGCTGCTCACAAAATCAGAGTCTCTCTGCAGCCCAACAGCACTGTGGACACCTCGAAGGAGCTGGCCG TGCTGCAGCTCATGGGCGAAGTGCAAGCAGGAGTCCGGATGCTGAGAGCCGAGCTGGGAAATGTCAGTGCGGAGAACAGAGAACTCCAGACCTGTCTGGATAGCATCACTGCAGCACTGCAAGCAGCGCAGGATTCCTTCA GGGTCCTCTCGACAAAACTCTCCGCAGGCTGGAGGGGTCACGGTGGGAACCTCTATTACTTCTCCCAAGAAGAGAAGTCGTGGTTCGAAGCCCAGCAGTTCTGTGTGTCTCAGGGCTCACACCTGACCTCCGTCTTGTCGCCAGGGGAGCAG GAGTTCTTCTCCAAGGAGACCCAGGAAAAACCCCACTGGATTGGACTCACCGACCAGAGCACTGAAGGCCGCTGGCGCTGGGTGGACGGCTCAGAATACAGAGCAGACGCCAGCAGGGG GTTCTGGTTGCCCGGTGAGCCTAACAACAGTGGAGGCAGAGAAGACTGTGCTCACTTCCACACACAGAAACCGACTTTGTGGAATGACGCCCCTTGCACTTTCCGTATGCGGTGGATTTGTAAGCAGGCCCATGGACAGGAGGTGATGCGCAATATCCCCTGCTGA